Proteins encoded in a region of the Manis javanica isolate MJ-LG chromosome 15, MJ_LKY, whole genome shotgun sequence genome:
- the CSRNP1 gene encoding cysteine/serine-rich nuclear protein 1: MTGLRKRKLDQLDEDSSSLCSSSSLSSGHHSRSCSPSSSVCLAWDSDEEGPWDQTPLPDRDACGPQKAAPLSILKRAPRKHPAHIAFDGITVFYFPRCQGFTSVPRRGGCTLGMASRHSACRRFSLAEFTQEQAQARQEKLRLRLKEERLEGLRWKLAEAGVPESEADLPLTVDAIDDASMEEALTVAMADGQLEEMTFLQPYPARQRRALLRAAGVRRIDREEKRELQALRKSREDCGCRCDRVCDPATCSCCQAGIQCQMDHTAFPCGCCREGCENPRGRVEFNQARVQTHFIHTLTRLQLEQGAEGFGELEAPAHGGLACPGAQDLAKPPVSSKLGDTSCSSMTDSSTASGTSEVPGCPVLPALSGLGSQPGLGDDSLARILSFSDSDLGGEEEEEEEGGVGSLDNLSCFHLTDIFGTGDPGGLASWTHSYSSSNLTSGILDENANLDASCFLNSGLEGSGEGSLPGTSVPPDMDAGQSSSVDLSLSSCDSFELLQALPDYSLGPRYASRKVSDSLDHLEAAHYPLPAFSPPGDPGTCFLESIMGLSEPAAEALAPFVDSQLLEDTSPASLLEPVPV; the protein is encoded by the exons ATGACCGGGCTGCGGAAGAGGAAGCTTGACCAGCTGGACGAGGACTCCTCCTCGCTCTGCTCGTCCTCCTCACTGTCGTCGGGCCACCACTCCCGCTCCTGCTCCCCGAGCTCATCCGTCTGCCTGGCCTGGGACTCGGACGAGGAGGGCCCCTGGGATCAGACGCCGCTGCCTGACCGTGATGCCTGTGGCCCCCAGAAAGCTGCCC CCTTGTCCATCCTGAAGCGGGCTCCCCGGAAGCACCCAGCCCACATAGCCTTTGATGGCATCACTGTCTTCTACTTCCCTCGGTGCCAGGGCTTCACCAGTGTGCCCCGCCGTGGCGGCTGCACTCTGGGAATGGCCTCCCGCCACAGTGCCTGCCGTCGCTTCTCCTTGGCTGAGTTCACCCAGGAGCAAGCCCAGGCTCGGCAAGAGAAGCTGAGGCTGCGCTTGaaggaggagaggctggagggGCTGCGCTGGAAG CTTGCAGAGGCTGGGGTGCCTGAAAGCGAGGCGGACCTGCCTCTTACAGTGGATGCCATCGATGATGCTTCTATGGAGGAGGCCTTGACAGTGGCTATGGCAGACGGCCAGTTGGAGGAAATGACCTTCCTACAACCCTACCCAGCCCGGCAGCGGCGGGCTCTGCTTCGGGCCGCAGGCGTGCGGAGGATCGATCGTGAGGAGAAGCGGGAGCTGCAGGCTCTGCGCAAGTCACGGGAGGATTGTGGCTGTCGCTGTGATAGGGTCTGTGACCCTGCGACCTGCAGCTGCTGCCAGGCAGGCATCCAGTGCCAG ATGGACCACACAGCATTCCCCTGTGGCTGCTGCAGGGAGGGCTGTGAGAACCCCAGGGGCCGCGTGGAGTTTAATCAGGCACGTGTACAGACGCATTTCATCCACACGCTCACTCGCCTGCAACTGGAGCAGGGGGCTGAGGGCTTTGGGGAGCTGGAGGCCCCTGCCCATGGCGGCTTGGCCTGTCCTGGTGCACAAGACCTGGCCAAACCCCCTGTGAGCAGTAAACTGGGTGATACCAGCTGTAGCAGCATGACTGATTCCTCCACAGCCTCAGGCACCAGCGAGGTCCCTGGCTGCCCTGTCCTCCCCGCCCTGTCTGGCCTTGGCTCCCAGCCTGGCTTGGGTGATGACAGTCTGGCACGGATCCTGAGTTTCAGTGACTCTGACCTGGgtggagaagaagaggaagaggaggaagggggtgTGGGGAGCCTGGACAACCTCAGCTGCTTCCACCTAACTGACATCTTTGGTACTGGTGACCCTGGTGGTCTGGCCAGCTGGACCCACAGCTATTCTAGCTCTAACCTCACGTCGGGCATCTTGGATGAAAATGCCAACCTGGATGCCAGCTGCTTCCTCAACAGTGGCCTTGAAGGGTCAGGAGAAGGCAGCCTCCCTGGCACCTCAGTGCCTCCCGACATGGATGCCGGCCAGAGCAGCTCTGTGGACCTCAGCTTGTCATCCTGCGACTCCTTTGAGCTGCTCCAGGCCCTGCCAGACTACAGTCTGGGGCCTCGCTATGCCTCACGGAAGGTGTCTGACAGCCTGGACCACCTTGAGGCAGCCCACTACCCCTtgcctgccttttctcctcctgGGGATCCTGGTACTTGCTTCCTGGAGTCCATCATGGGCTTGTCGGAGCCGGCTGCTGAGGCCCTGGCTCCCTTTGTGGACAGCCAGCTGCTTGAGGACACCTCCCCAGCGTCTCTGCTGGAGCCTGTGCCTGTGTGA